In Kordiimonas sp. SCSIO 12610, the sequence GGCTGCTTATCAAAAATTTCAAAATTCAGAAGACGCCGTCGCGTACATAAAAAAGAACGGTGCCCCTATTGTCATCAAGGCAGATGGTTTAGCCGCAGGCAAAGGGGTTATTGTCGCAATGTCAGAAAAAGAAGCGATTGATGCTGTGAATGATATGTTTGCAGGGTCTTTTGGCGACGCTGGTGCAGAAGTTGTTATCGAAGCATTTCTTGAGGGTGAAGAAGCAAGCTTTTTTGCATTCATAGACGGTGAAAACATCCTTCCACTCGCGACCGCTCAAGATCATAAGCGCGTTGGAGACGGTGACACAGGGCCAAACACCGGCGGCATGGGAGCATATTCACCAGCACCCGTTATGACAGATGAAATGTGCGATCGTACAATTAACGAAATTATCAAACCAACTGTACAAGCCTTGAAAGATATGGGTGCGCCCTACAAAGGCGTGCTTTTTGCAGGATTGATGATAACTGATAAAGGGCCTGAACTTATCGAATATAACTGCCGATTTGGCGACCCAGAGTGTCAAGTGCTCATGACACGCCTAGAGAGTGATATACTGCCCGTACTAATGGCAACTGCAGAAGGCAACTTGGACGGGATCACCCCCAAATGGACTTCTGACGCGGCACTCACTGTTGTGATGGCTGCCAAAGGATACCCCGGTAGCTACGAGAAGGGTAGTGTCATCAAGAATATCGAAGCCGCGAATGCACTTGAGAAAACCAATGTTTTCCAGGCTGGAACCCGCAAGGAAGGCGGCCAAATACTAGCGAATGGTGGCCGCGTTTTGAATGTGGCGGCGCTAGGGAAAACGGTA encodes:
- the purD gene encoding phosphoribosylamine--glycine ligase, encoding MNILVIGSGGREHALCWKIQQSPLLTKLYCAPGNGGIEDVASCVNLDSSDHEAVISFCQTNKIDLVVVGPEAPLVNGLVDDLDKAGISSFGPNKFASQLEGSKGFTKDICAKYNIPTAAYQKFQNSEDAVAYIKKNGAPIVIKADGLAAGKGVIVAMSEKEAIDAVNDMFAGSFGDAGAEVVIEAFLEGEEASFFAFIDGENILPLATAQDHKRVGDGDTGPNTGGMGAYSPAPVMTDEMCDRTINEIIKPTVQALKDMGAPYKGVLFAGLMITDKGPELIEYNCRFGDPECQVLMTRLESDILPVLMATAEGNLDGITPKWTSDAALTVVMAAKGYPGSYEKGSVIKNIEAANALEKTNVFQAGTRKEGGQILANGGRVLNVAALGKTVKEAKDNAYKAVEAIEWQDGFYRKDIGWRAL